In one window of Chiloscyllium punctatum isolate Juve2018m chromosome 11, sChiPun1.3, whole genome shotgun sequence DNA:
- the LOC140482570 gene encoding uncharacterized protein encodes MVTMRFLWILHFVLGVYMVKAGDYTLETNVPDPLFPMVLNNTLMPENAAGLGILELSSVCEITVLTSSITIPSEQEAIRSLIQEDLNPVKNLLNGSSSILESLATAVKEETGKVSYQSLITTTVLDIKQQNELSNNIMTEIFQALDSEPTSNIHVKKFKEKVWKMDTMLQAIHLLASQVEELSDTLSTELSQHMGKSHTMESIQYQN; translated from the exons atg GTTACCATGAGGTTCCTGTGGATCTTGCACTTTGTTCTGGGAGTCTACATGGTGAAGGCTGGAGATTATACGTTAGAGACTAATGTTCCAGATCCTCTCTTCCCCATGGTTTTGAACAACACGCTCATGCCTGAGAATGCAGCTGGATTGGGAATCCTGGAGCTCtcaagtgtgtgtgagattacAGTGCTGACCAGCTCCATAACCATCCCCAGTGAGCAGGAAGCTATTCGCTCCCTGATTCAGGAGGATCTCAATCCCGTCAAGAATCTCCTGAACGGCAGCAGTTCTATTCTGGAGAGCTTGGCAACTGCAGTTAAAGAAGAGACTGGGAAAGTGAGCTACCAATCGTTGATCACCACCACAGTCCTGGACATTAAACAACAGAATGAGCTATCCAATAACATCATGACAGAAATCTTCCAAGCCCTTGACTCAGAACCAACGTCAAATATCCATGTGAAAAA GTTCAAGGAGAAGGTTTGGAAGATGGACACGATGCTGCAGGCCATCCATCTCCTTGCCAGCCAGGTCGAGGAGCTGTCAGACACTCTTTCAACAGAACTGAGCCAACATATGGGCAAGTCTCACACAATGGAGTCTATCCAATACCAGAACTGA